The genomic region TTCATGTTCTATACCAAAAAATTGATTTGATCATGGGACAACAGAAAACTTCCACAAATAGTAGTTCCATGTTGGATCCTACTGTAGTTGTGCATTCTTCGAAAAGTACAAAAACTAGTGATCTTACTGCTATCATGCCAATTCAACCCAAGAAGTTATTCCACTTGGATATTACTCGTGAAGCTACAACTCCACCTAATGGACAATCACATGTTAGAGTAGGAGCTGTACTCCCAAAGGtaactttaatttttttcttctttcgtttatttattcttttttctttattttttagtgtAACTTTGAAACTATTTTTTTCATCTTCAGTGGTGGACACTTGTTGCATTTGAGCCTACTACTTCGATGATGTTAACCGAATCTCAAGTAGCTGTTGCAGCCTATATTTTTTCGGATACGTTAGATCCGTACGTGTGGTTAATGATTATGTGTATAATGTAATGGTGTAAAAATTCTATGCTTCTCCCAGCTAACCACTTTATGAATTTGGCAGTTCTGAAGAGTTGGTAATCTCAGATGAAAAGGGTTACAGAAGTACATTTAGATGTCTTGTCCCAGAGAGATGTGTCGAATCACGAGTAAATGcatattattctttttcttgtaattatatttttaagCCCCTATTTACCAATAAACATGTTTTATATATAATTGTAACATATTGTAGGTTATAAACCTGGTGGCACTTATGATGACACGTATATTTCGACGTAGAAATGAAGATCCAATTTGCTGGTTCATGCCTACACATTTTGCAGTAAAGTTATCCCTATAATATAAAGAAATTCTTAGTTAATATTTTGGTCTAATAGTTTGATTGGATATACTAATTTAAAAGAAGTTCTTTTTTCTAGACTAACCCATGCTATGTACTCACACGGTAAAGTGTATTATTAAATTAGCAGTTCAAAAATAGTTGTTAAATTGAAAGCATATTTTCATTTAACAATATTTATTTGTATGCAGCGATATGCTTTAagatagcgtttggtggagagacagagacggaaagactgagactgagagacagagactaagagacagggattgaaataaatctcagtattctgtttggtgcaaaatgggagatagaaattgaaacaaaaatgaaactctaatttaatttgcacaaagggtaaaattggaattaattaattgaaatgaaagtattttaggtataaaatgttattaaagtttcaatctctatctctaaaaatttcagtcccctgtgtccctactttttggaggtactgaaatactgaaattttagagacagagacagaaattttaatatcagtctctaaactaacaaacacgatactgaatctcagtctctcagtctctgtctcattacctcaaaacaaacgctacctaagcgACAAATATACACCGGCAGAGGTTATCTTTGATTTCCTTGGAGCATATATGTCACTGAAAATTAACCACGTCATTAGGGTACTAGTGACCAATTTGTTTTCCATTAATGTACTATTATCTATTTTTAGTGTTTATAATGGTTTAAGGTTTATCGCAGGTGTTTATCCCTATCTGTGAGGAACTACATTGGTATTTGGTTATTGTTGACTTTACGAGTCGTCGCCTAATCATATTGGATTCACTGCCTTCTGTCGAAAAACATCAACAACGCAAAAGGAACGCAATTAAAGTGGTAATTATTTGTTCTAAATCAGTACTCAATGATTTAGAATCACTTAACAACTTAACAATTTAAATAACCATTTGTTGTAACTAGTACTCTTAGTCAATTTAACTCATTTACAATTCATTTTTTTTGTGTCATGAATTTACTCTTGTACAGGCAACTTATTTAGAAGCGATGTTAGATGATCATATTTTTAATGATGATAAGTCTAAAGTTATAGATTGCTCCACCTTTTGGCCTATCACACCTTTTGGCCTACCCACTCAAAAAAATAGATCGTAAGTCtactatttaattttttcttttaattatcatTACGTTCAATAGTTTATATCTTATATGGATATAATAACTATTTGTGGAATACTTTATATCTTAGGAATGATAGCGGAGTTTGGGTGACCAGTTGGATGAGAGAATGTACTTTACCAGATAACTTCAATATTCAGGTCATAtttataacaaaatatttttaacataattttttcaACACACTTCTAATTAGAATTATATTGTTGGTGCTCTAAGAAGATTAACGACTCCACACGAATGAGACTTGCCGTGGATCTGGTTTTAGAGGAGTACAACAATTTGTGTCTCGTAATACAAAAAAATGCTTGGCAATATAGGACCAAGGTAGAAGCAGAGCATGAAGACATTTAGAAATGAGGAATTatctttttagatatttttaatattttttttgaaagacaAATTACTAAGCTATGTTTCATTAGTTGTTACACTAATTTATCTTTCTATATATTACAATTCTATGTTACTAATTTTCTTTACTTTATCGGTTAATATAAATTGTTCATAacctatatattttatttctgtaaataACGATGATATATACAGAGAAGAAaatgtgtttctattttcttattaaaaaacaGAGAAGGTGAGTGCAATATATATAAAAGTGAAATGAGAAGTGAGAACAGGTTTGATCTGTATATTAATAAGCAATTCGACCATTACAAGACAATGAAAGTGGCATCATCTGCATAAATATTATCCTTCCCAAGTTCAGAATCCTTGTCCCAAATAAGCTTTTGTTACTATATTACCCTATTGCATGACATCTAGTAGAAGAGTATAGTTTGATGGCCCGAGATTTTGAAAGGCAGGCCTCTGCGTCACGCCACTGTGAAAGGCTGATGTATACATAAGCAAGATCATGCCATACTTCAACTTCCAAATTCCTAATCTGATCTCTTTTGTCCTGTCACCAATAGTATGGAAAAGGGTAAGGACCTTAAAGCAATATGACTATGAAAAAGTATTTTGGGACTGgaaaaattaagaaaacaaaccTTAAATAGCTTATTCCGAGAACCAAAACTTTTACTATGAACTTGAAGAACAGCAAGAAGCTGAGTGTATGTCTCAATGGCACTCTTTAACTGGCCCTGAGCGATCTGAAGTTTCGCCTTTGTTCGTAACAAATCACCTTGATCCCATTTCCCAGTCTGATCCAAAGCAGCATTGATAATAGATTCAGCATCTAAGAACCGCTTTTGTGCGGATAATACCCTAGATAACAGTAACCAACCTTTAACATTAGAGCCAACTTCAAGTTTTACAATGCACTTAGCATAATGAAGTGCAGCATCCAACTTCCGTTGCTCAGCGTATTCTAAACTCAGATGGTATAATACAACAGGGTCTTCCATTCTGCTCAATTTGCAGGCAGTTTCAAGGGTATGAAGTGCCTCAGATTGTCTCTTAACCCTCTCAGCATCAGAAATGGCCAATTTCGAGTATGCAGAAAGTGAAACACCAAGTAAGAAATTGGCCATATTTTCTAACTGATTACATCTTCCATCCAAGTTCTCAAGTGCCATCCGAGCAAAGCTTACCCCAGGGTCTTTTGTAACACTGAAGTTCTCGCAACAAATCTTAGAAGCCATTAACAAACTTGGAACATGTCTTGGGTCCTCTCTATTACTCAGCAGTTTTCTAAGAAGATCCAGCGCTTCCACGTTCTTCCCTGCTCCGTAATAACAAAGAGCTAAAGCATAGAACCTCTCCTTTCGATGGATAGTTCCAGGAAGCAATTCTTCCAATTGATTGGCTAAAATCATCAAATATCCAGAAACAGATAGAGCAAATGAAAGGTGGTCCAAAATTGAAGGATCCCACTCAATTCTATTTAGAGTGACTTTTCTTGCCATCTTGCTTGATAGTTGACCTTTGTGCTCAATTTTTGGCATTTTAGCTGGTCGTGCAAACGCCATATTTTGGATAGATGATGGATTATTAAATCTTGCTAATTTGTCCTTTTGCCTTAGACACGTACTCGGAAGTTCTTGCacagttttattattttatcggttaatataaattattcataacctatatattttatttctgtaaataACGATGATATATACAGAGAAGAAaatgtgtttctattttcttattaaaaaacaGAGAAGGTGAGTGCAATATATAAAAAAGTGAAATGAGAAGTGAGAACAGGTTTGATCTGTATATTAATAAGCAATTCGACCATTACAAGACAATGAAAGTGGCATCATCTGCATAAATATTATCCTACCCAAGTTCAGAATCCTTGTCCCAAATAAGCTTTTGTTACTATATTACCCTATTGCATAACATCTAGTAGAAGAGTATAGTTTGATGGCCCGAGATTTTGAAAGGCAGGCCTCTGCGTCACGCCACTGTGAAAGGCTGATGTATACATAAGCAAGATCATGCCATACTTCAACTTCCAAATTCCTAATCTGATCTCTTTTGTCCTGTCACCGATGGTATGGAAAAGGGTAAGGAGCTTAAAGCAATATCACTatgaaaaagtatttttgggactggtaaaaattaagaaaacaaaccTTAAATAGCTTATTCCGAGAACCAAAACTTTTACTATGAACTTGAAGAACAGCAAGAAGCTGAGTGTATGTCTCAATGGCACTCTTTAACTGGCCCTGAGCGATCTGAAGTTTCGCCTTTGTTCGTAACAAATCACCTTGATCCCATTTCCCAGTCTGATCCAAAGCAGCATTGATAATAGATTCAGCATCTAAGAACCGCTTTTGTGCGGATAATACCCTAGATAACAGTAACCAACCTTTAACATTAGAGCCAACTTCAAGTTTTACAATGCACTTAGCATAATGAAGTGCAGCATCCAACTTCCGTTGCTCAGCGTATTCTAAACTCAGATGGTATAATACAACAGGGTCTTCCATTCTGCTCAATTTGCAGGCAGTTTCAAGGGTATGAAGTGCCTCAGATTGTCTCTTAGCCCTCTCAGCATCAGAAATGGCCAATTTCGAGTATGCAGAAAGTGTAACACCAAGTAAGAAATTGGCCATATTTTCTAACTGATTACATTTTCCATCCAAGTTCTCAAGTGCCATCCGAGCAAAGCTTACCCCAGGGTCTTTTGTAACACTGAAGTTCTCGCAACAAATCTTAGAATCCATTAACAAACTTGGAACATGTCTTGGGTCCTCTCTATTACTCAGCAGTTTTCTAAGAAGATCCAGCGCTTCCACGTTCTTCCCTGCTTCGTAATAACAAAGAGCTAAAGCATAGAACCTCTCCTTTCGATGGATAGTTCCAGGAAGCAATTCTTCCAATTGATTGGCTAAAATCATCAAATTTCCAGAATCAGATAGAGCAAATGAAAGGTGGTCCAAAATTGAAGGATCCCACTCAATTCTATTTAGAGTGACTTTTCTAAGCAAAATCATTAAAAGAAGTATAGCCTCTTTAATGTTGTTTCTAGGCACAAACAATCCGTCCATTTGGTTCCAATAGGGTAATATAGTAACAAAAGCAATTTAAAATTTACCAATTGCACCAATTTTGTGCTCCCGACAGATATCTATCAGATCTTTCATGGAATTGAGTATTGACAACCTCAGATATCTGTCACCCATCATAGGAGGcaaatgatgagaaagcttgattagataataataataataaacttataAAAAAACTCTAAGTAGATTTAAGTAGTGAACCTGCAAACAATAATGATATCTAATTAAAGCCAATGTATTTAGATTTAGAGTAAAAGGAGAAATTCCGGTTAAGGTAAACCACTGTGAGCACAATTTCTAATTTGTATGACCATCCAACCTATTTTATTAAAAAGCAATGTATGATCTCCCATCCAATTGACTGGCTATgatctttctttttccctttcaaCAAAAAACTTAGTCCATGCTTCAATTTTGGACTGTTTGaaattttttgttggttttttcaGATCATTTCTATGATCTCCAACCATTAATTAACAAAGCAACACCATTTCTAAGATCCTTCAACCCTTTTTAGCTGAGACTTCTTTTTTCCCAGGACAACAAATGACTCGGTCCATTTATGAATTTTGGACCGTGTGGATTTTGGAATGCCAGGCCAACTGCAGAAGCAATGCAGGTCCCTGACACTTATGAAGTTGGCCTGGAATTCATTTGCAATTACTTTTGTAAACAGGGTTTTGTCGCAGCCCGGAGGGCCAAAGAAAAGAACACCTTTGGAAGGCGACATGCCAAATTTCTCAAACTTCTCAGCATGTTCCACCGGGTATTGAACCGTCtataaacagtaaaataaatcTCTTATATTAACAAATTGTTGAAAACATACCTAATATACAACACATTTAAGATTCGGAATATGAAATCAAGATGTATACCTGATGAACCAGATGAGCGATTTAGGGCCGCAGAAACCTCTTGTCTTATTGAGCGTGGGAGGCGTGGCGCGGCGGCGGAAGCAGGGCGAGGCGGAGGCAGGGTGCGGCGGCGGCGGAGGCGTGGCGCGTCGGCGGAAGTAGGTGGCGGAAATTTGCAGCAGAGGAAGGGTATGAAAATGGCAGGGATTGCAGTTGTCTGAAAACCCTAACTGCTTCTCTTCTCTGAAATGCCCCTGAAtctgaaataagaaaaagaacggGGATGGCAAAATTAGGGTTTTTCAAGAACTCTAAGGAGGGTAGAGAGTGAGGGCAGAGTTAGGGAAGGAAAGAAAAGCTTCAACCTGGTTGATGCTCTCCAAAAATCAGTAATCTCTCAGTTTCTCgtaccaaagaagggaaaggAGTCAAAATTAAAAACCAATAATTTGAGGGGTCAAAATCTAATtagtaaatttttcaaaaaaaaaacggggtacattttgtaattattttactGTAGGTTAATCATACTCCCACACAAAAGTGGGAGTAAGGAATCCATGGCCCCcgaaatagattcaaaatttagaagtttcaatttgaaaatataaaggtgaaatttggtttcaatgaatttttcggAGTCAGAAAATATATTTTCAGCGAAAGGCCGAGAATCGACAAACGAACCGAtcgaaccggtttaagtctgtctggtactgtggttttagaaaaataagattttggaaaattgatttattgttttgaaaagataaaaaataatttagaatcgaagACCAGACACTAATCTTAaatgttttggcccaaagtgggccaaacggacctaaAATGCTAACGGATTAAACCAGATCCAAACCGGGCTCAAGGTCTAACATATATAAGCCCACTTAATGAGCTTTTCAGCTCATTTCTCTTCAATTTGAAGAGAGGGGGCACGGTTTAGAAGAAGAGAGGAGGAGAAGCCATTGTTACTATTCACCTCCTCCTTCAAAGtttcataacttttgatccggagcttcaattgacgagccgtttatggccacgcgaagctctcgacgagctcttcctttctatTTAAGTTTTTCTGGTAAAAACTTGAATCTCACTCCCCAGTTTTCTGCCCTAAGTTTCTGCGCATTTTGGGTTTAGTTCTTGAGcaagttttgtggttttgcttgtttaggtgatctctagtagcgggtaattattAGATTTTACCCTTAAGCtctttgggtaaggtaaggtttcactaaacccttgtgtttagttgttttatgtatcttaggttttgattttggtgatatatgtgttgttagtttgagttttggtgtttgttggagttggttgaggctttggatcaagtttgatggttttgttttggtgtttggagcgtttgagaattggccaaggtatggtttcgatttcctttatgtaatatgtaatatgtattgacacttaggctagttgaccttaagatatgATTGAATGTTATTGGTGTATGAATATTTAAATGtgaattgatgttaattgttggtGGTATTGGATTAGTGtagttgatgatgattattgagaaTTGTTGATGTTAATGAGtattgatgattggtgttgttGATGTGGATGGATTGATGTTGTAATGGTGTTGTGTAGAAGGaattggaataataataataataataatatgatttggtgatgattgttggtatttaatgattatgaaggttgatgatgaatgtgtgatttattgttgttgatgagggtTTGTGGATGTTGTTGATGATTAATGATGATAAATGGGGATGTCATTGTTGAATGAAGAGAATTAGGATTGTTATTGATATTTTGAAAATTGGTGAGTTATGATGTTAATTGTGTGGAATTTGTGAAGTTGAGGTTTAGAATTGTGAATTTTGGATCATGGTTGAGTTATGGTGAAAATGTCGAGTGAATTAGGTGTGGATGGAAGTGTAATAGAATGGTAAGATGTTGTCTGTGGTAGTGGTTTGGTGATTTGacaggtttggtttggttttgattTAAGAATTGGTTGAATTTGAGGTTATGAGGTTTTGGGTaaaaatggagtttggaatggttttatttggttttggttagtttgaGTTGTGATAATGGGAAAAGTTGAAATTTGTGAAGTTTTGgttaaaaatggatttttggtgaactttgtccgatcataacttttgcctcggttttcaaaatttgttgaatttggtttagaattaaagattattgaaaatccttcgatttgatataaagtttgtaaaatttgaaattttgtagaggaagttatgatcattcaaagattatTGTCGAAATCTGAAATTTTGCAGAGTTACAGagttttgtgatttctggtatgtatgcacgcacagccttgtgcgcacgcacaaccctgcaagATTTTACACCTGTGTGCacacacagacctgtgcgtatgcacaggcagGGATGGGCGtgctgtttgcagcgctagcacagcttgtgcgcgcataCACCAATGAggttttacaacctgtgcgcacaCACGGCCCTGTGCGCATGCAGAAGTTGGAAAAGTTaatgcctgtgcgtacgcacacatcttaaAAATCTTCTgggcgtgcacacgcacacccttgtgcgtacgcacacgtcctgttttataagttaaactttgtttttaaacTATTTCACTTTCCCAACAAGATTATATACTtctatgacaccattttaagactcttgggcttgtTTTTGGGCATTGGAACTTGGGAAAGGTCCTAGTAGGTTTAATGTGGgtttactttgaaaagttagcaaataGAGGTTTAGGTTTTTGATGTATGGATGATGGGTTGGGTTGAAAGAGAGGGcagagtagtgaacttggtgattaCTAGCAACGGATGTGAGAAATTGGTGAATtgatgagttcggaatggaattGCCTATGATGAGTTTGAGAAACATGAATGTTTAAGGATGTTAATGGAATGATGATCTtgatgaatgttgagagtgtgctaggcactatatccttggaatgttgaggGTTGATAATTGGAAGTGAATTGAGATGAGAAATGATGATGAATTGATATGGTTGATAGACTTGTGGATGTGGATAGTGAGCcaagcactatatccttggaatggtagtgtgccaggcactatatccttggaatgatttgtGATGAGTTATATGTAATTATTGTTTTCCTTTTCTGCCGCAAGAGTAGGCCAGACACTATATCCTCGGATTAAGCATGCAAGTGGGCCatgcactatatcctcggaacaagAGCGGGccaggcgctatatcctcggaAGTGGAGGAAAAGGCAACATCCGAAAgggtgtgtcgggttggcattcatataccgacaagtgatatcacgagccaataggatagacattcatcatatgcatctcttatgtgcttgattagctttgattacttgagtttgcctaattgtctAACATGTCTACttacttcttgaattacttgtatatatatgaatactacctgtgtttgtctggtgctgaggaggttaggtaggtggtgacgatgggatcgcacggaggttagggtggcgaaggctgtgggatacagcagtGTGACTAGttctagttagaaatcccctaagtagATAACCctgcttatggtttatggttaagttctttatttatttattttgctctAAGCTTGGATATCTGTatgcgatgtgaagttctaggattgctttCGGCGTCCCATAACCTTAcgtcttacatcattgggcactgttaccatactgagaatctctggttctcattccatactttgttgttgtttttcagacgcAGGTTACAAATCCACTTAGGTgggattgcggatatggtgacagaacggagtatggttcctccttggtttatttctattttactttgttgtagttactctcacatctctttgtatatttattttatggccttagaggcttatttgagagataggttgtataagttgttttaattctaaaactctgtatctttctatttgtaactagtcggcttaaactccgtaaGCTTAGGCTAGTTCCCTATAATTATAATActtttatatctatatatatacaaATGTTTTATTCTCTTGCATCTATATCCTGTGTCTtgtgcgttagcttcgtgtgaacgtttcgcgcttCTGAAATTCTATTTTTGAGTTTATTCCTTCATCagacttctagaatatattatttccttctatataaatatgtataagccttaggactgtcgtaacctttgattaacctttgctttacggctagaggtaagactTAGGGTTTTTCTTAGAATTGGCCGGTTACCAGTCCGGTCCAACCGGTCAGTTCAGCAATTTTTGAACGGTTTTTTATCCAGCAGTTATAGGTAGTGAATCGGACCGTTTTTAACACTGATTTTTTGTTGGCTTGATTCAACCGATCGGTCCGATCCAGTTTTCAGAACCATGCCCAAACCTGAAGTGCTCTGAAGCTTTAACATACTTCAAAAGCAAATGTGACTTAGACTTGAACAAGTCTTCTTTGACAAGAGAACTTAGAGATGCAAGGCACATTGTGTATGGTGATGCTACTGCACAATACGGAATGGTGAGAGACTATGGTGAGACTCTGCTGAAGTGCAACCCAAGATCAACTGTGCGCATCTCAACAATTCTTCATCCTAACCCCAAAGAAGATCCCACTTTTGACAAGATGTATATGTATCTGGATGGATGCGAGAAGGGGTTAAGTGCAGGCTATAGATTTCTAATAGGGTTTGATGGAACATTTTTAAAAACAAGATTTGGTGGACAAATCTTAGCAGCCATTGGACAAGACGCCAATAGTCATATCTATGTAATTGAATATGTCATTGTCCCAATGGAGAACATGGAGAATTGGAGGTGGTTCCTTGAGCTACTGCTGAGGATCTCGTGCCTTACAAAGAAAAGGGTTGGTGTTTCATTTTGGACATGCAAAATGTAACGATTATTGTTATTTAAGCTTCTTTGGTTGGTTGTGTTTCAATAATTGTTATCTTTCAATAATTGTTGTATTTTGACAGAGGAAAAATAtcagtaaagattttcacaaaaatacgcattgcaagtatagttctaaaccgacaattaaacctcaatcaatgtttaaattgtttgtcacaaatacaaacccaataaaattaaccgaagtatttaaacctccggtcatctctcaagaaattgcaggaaagtgtatttgttattggttataaaattgtatctttttgggttttgagtttaataagcaaggaatgtaaataataagaaaataaactaacaactatgaaaaatcctagcaagggttgaaaatcggaattcctatcctcattatcattgtcaattgtgatggtaattacaaattgctctcacttagttaacctctaacaattgaaggaaagtcaattgagcaaatcaacttgagttcacaagtcctaatcaaagactagagttagtgaagctcaagccaactagcaactttcaatcaccaactaacaagagactttgacaatttaagagtctccaaattactcagtctaagctaagaatataaaaatctaatttaaaatccatccaagcattttatcaaatacttggaatgcacaaaataaaaatataaaaaattaacaaggaatattaaatctaaacaaccaattgcatgcatcaatgactaacaattaaagagagtaacaataaacatggaaaacataaattgcattaacagAAATCAAACGTAACAagagctcataaacataaaaatggcgaaaaagggaaattaacaagagaaaaagatgaactaaa from Arachis ipaensis cultivar K30076 chromosome B02, Araip1.1, whole genome shotgun sequence harbors:
- the LOC107627455 gene encoding uncharacterized protein LOC107627455 isoform X2, with the translated sequence MLQWWTLVAFEPTTSMMLTESQVAVAAYIFSDTLDPSEELVISDEKGYRSTFRCLVPERCVESRVINLVALMMTRIFRRRNEDPICWFMPTHFARYALSDKYTPAEVIFDFLGAYMSLKINHVIRVFIPICEELHWYLVIVDFTSRRLIILDSLPSVEKHQQRKRNAIKVATYLEAMLDDHIFNDDKSKVIDCSTFWPITPFGLPTQKNRS
- the LOC107627455 gene encoding uncharacterized protein LOC107627455 isoform X1, with product MGQQKTSTNSSSMLDPTVVVHSSKSTKTSDLTAIMPIQPKKLFHLDITREATTPPNGQSHVRVGAVLPKWWTLVAFEPTTSMMLTESQVAVAAYIFSDTLDPSEELVISDEKGYRSTFRCLVPERCVESRVINLVALMMTRIFRRRNEDPICWFMPTHFARYALSDKYTPAEVIFDFLGAYMSLKINHVIRVFIPICEELHWYLVIVDFTSRRLIILDSLPSVEKHQQRKRNAIKVATYLEAMLDDHIFNDDKSKVIDCSTFWPITPFGLPTQKNRS
- the LOC107627456 gene encoding protein NPGR2 produces the protein MAFARPAKMPKIEHKGQLSSKMARKVTLNRIEWDPSILDHLSFALSVSGYLMILANQLEELLPGTIHRKERFYALALCYYGAGKNVEALDLLRKLLSNREDPRHVPSLLMASKICCENFSVTKDPGVSFARMALENLDGRCNQLENMANFLLGVSLSAYSKLAISDAERVKRQSEALHTLETACKLSRMEDPVVLYHLSLEYAEQRKLDAALHYAKCIVKLEVGSNVKGWLLLSRVLSAQKRFLDAESIINAALDQTGKWDQGDLLRTKAKLQIAQGQLKSAIETYTQLLAVLQVHSKSFGSRNKLFKDKRDQIRNLEVEVWHDLAYVYISLSQWRDAEACLSKSRAIKLYSSTRCHAIG
- the LOC107627457 gene encoding protein NPGR2-like, encoding WNQMDGLFVPRNNIKEAILLLMILLRKVTLNRIEWDPSILDHLSFALSDSGNLMILANQLEELLPGTIHRKERFYALALCYYEAGKNVEALDLLRKLLSNREDPRHVPSLLMDSKICCENFSVTKDPGVSFARMALENLDGKCNQLENMANFLLGVTLSAYSKLAISDAERAKRQSEALHTLETACKLSRMEDPVVLYHLSLEYAEQRKLDAALHYAKCIVKLEVGSNVKGWLLLSRVLSAQKRFLDAESIINAALDQTGKWDQGDLLRTKAKLQIAQGQLKSAIETYTQLLAVLQVHSKSFGSRNKLFKDKRDQIRNLEVEVWHDLAYVYISLSQWRDAEACLSKSRAIKLYSSTRCYAIG